A stretch of DNA from Brassica rapa cultivar Chiifu-401-42 unplaced genomic scaffold, CAAS_Brap_v3.01 Scaffold0780, whole genome shotgun sequence:
ACACGTCGGATCTCCACATGACTGACCACCTTGACAAGTGTTGTTGCATCCAGTAGATTGATGGTTCGGAACGATCATCATACTCAAACTTTCCTTTCCGAAGAGGCTCTGTAGTCGAAGTCTAGAGGCCACTCCTTGTCGTTCTCATCGATCTCGTTCACGATCGGAACTGGCAACGCCTCCAATCCAAGAGCAATATCTTCAAACACAAAACCCTTCCTCGACCGATTACTCGAACCACACTTCATCAATTCTTCAGCTAACTTCCACGTGGCGAAACCAGAAGGCTGGTCTTGTTTTCTCACGAGATTAAACTTGAATTCATCAAAGCCGGTGGTCCCTTTCTCTATCCAATAATGGGTTACCACATAGAGACCATCGTAGATATATACTTTCCCTTTTTTATCGCCCGGATCCTCTACACCTCTAATCACTCTAACTTCATTTCCTCTTTTCTGACTTGTGACCAACGCTAGGTTTCCTCTTGTAAGGTCTTGATTTCTAGGTTTACCATCCTTACACGTTCCTCCTTGCCGGGTGTATACCAAAGTATGAAGCTCGTCCGTTTTGTCGTTGTAGTGTCCTACTGATGTAACGACACTTGTTGTTAATCCTTCTGCTTCACCATCTTTCGCTAGTAGATAGTCGATACCAGCAGGCATCTGAGTGTGAAGTCCAACCAAACACATCTCTCCCCAGAAGTAGAATATATCTCCTGGTTGTACCCCGGAACCGGACcgattctcttcttcttgttagTTCTGACACCCAGATTGGTAAACCTACTGAAGGCAGTTGTGACCACAGCTTTCTCGCAGCTTATGTGGCCT
This window harbors:
- the LOC103872646 gene encoding histone-lysine N-methyltransferase, H3 lysine-9 specific SUVH7-like translates to MDESTPIEATPFSYLIPSFADDDNHHMENIPSPTSQVVTPLQTVDDETSYTTPPPILNFISPSDESNTAAVDPNMGPIKRGRGRPKGSKNSKPSKKKMETSHPNNEVVVSGHNDETHNTSFSPHPPLMATDLQAIVPYDDSKHDSLADDDAAPSSDPLKRGRGRPKGSKSAKTPVKKLKPHNPDDKIFCPSFDSMITEEEKENGNEDLVDSVRMRFNAVCRRLGHISCEKAVVTTAFSRFTNLGVRTNKKKRIGPMPAGIDYLLAKDGEAEGLTTSVVTSVGHYNDKTDELHTLVYTRQGGTCKDGKPRNQDLTRGNLALVTSQKRGNEVRVIRGVEDPGDKKGKVYIYDGLYVVTHYWIEKGTTGFDEFKFNLVRKQDQPSGFATWKLAEELMKCGSSNRSRKGFVFEDIALGLEALPVPIVNEIDENDKEWPLDFDYRASSERKV